A stretch of Malus sylvestris chromosome 11, drMalSylv7.2, whole genome shotgun sequence DNA encodes these proteins:
- the LOC126589325 gene encoding uncharacterized mitochondrial protein AtMg00810-like → MTQPPGFVDPKHEDYVCRLHKSLYGLKQAPRAWNERFTTFLPSLEFKSTYADSSLFVKTVDHSMVILLLYVDDIIITGSAMQAITEVIQSLAKEFEIKDLGPLHYFLGIQIVQNMDDMFLSQDKYVTDLLTKSNMLLSKPCATPCLPNNRLLIDDGKPYNNPSLYRSLVGALQYLTFTRPDIAFAVHQVCQFMQRPMESHFLAVKRILRYLKATRGCGIHYVRGSLDITAYSDADWAGDRNDRRSTTGMVVFLGSNPISWMSKKQTTVSRSSTEAEYQALSTTAAELDWLKSLLHFLQIPITEQPLLFCDNLSAIALTCNPIQHQRTKHIEVDVHFVRERVATQQLQVHFVSSTEQFADILTKGLSAPLFRTHCANLRLHFSAPELEGGC, encoded by the coding sequence ATGACACAGCCACCTgggtttgttgatccaaagcaTGAAGATTATGTGTGCAGGTTACATAAATCACTCTACGGTTTAAAACAGGCACCACGGGCCTGGAATGAGAGGTTCACGACTTTTCTACCATCTTTAGAGTTCAAGTCTACATATGCCGATTCATCCTTGTTTGTGAAAACTGTTGATCATTCTATGGTGATCCTGCttttatatgtggatgacataatCATAACAGGGAGTGCTATGCAAGCTATCACTGAAGTTATTCAATCTCTTGCTAAGGAGTTTGAAATCAAAGATTTAGGACCCCTTCACTATTTTCTGGGGATTCAAATTGTGCAGAATATGGATGACATGTTTCTTTcccaagacaagtatgtaaCTGACCTTTTAACTAAGTCGAACATGCTTCTCTCTAAACCCTGTGCTACTCCATGTTTGCCAAACAATAGACTGCTCATCGATGATGGTAAGCCGTACAATAATCCTTCCTTGTATAGGAGCTTGGTTGGTGCCCTACAATACTTGACGTTTACTAGACCGGACATTGCTTTTGCTGTGCATCAGGTCTGTCAATTTATGCAAAGACCGATGGAATCTCATTTTTTGGCTGTGAAACGGATCCTCAGGTATCTAAAGGCTACTCGAGGCTGTGGTATTCACTATGTCCGAGGATCTCTTGATATAACTGCATatagtgatgcagattgggctggaGACCGTAATGATCGACGGTCAACTACGGGCATGGTGGTGTTCTTGGGTTCTAATCCTATTTCCTGGATGTCTAAGAAACAAACCACAGTCTCTCGGTCATCAACGGAGGCTGAATATCAGGCACTATCTACTACAGCTGCTGAACTGGATTGGCTCAAGTCTCTGCTGCATTTTCTACAGATTCCAATTACTGAGCAACCCCTCCTCTTTTGTGACAATTTGTCTGCGATAGCTTTGACTTGCAATCCAATTCAACATCAACGAACAAAACATATTGAGGTTGATGTTCATTTTGTTCGTGAAAGGGTAGCAACACAACAACTACAGGTGCACTTTGTGTCTTCAACTGAGCAGTTTGCAGATATCCTTACCAAAGGTCTCTCTGCCCCTCTTTTTCGGACTCATTGTGCCAATCTCAGGCTGCATTTCTCTGCTCCTGagcttgaggggggatgttag